One part of the Acidobacteriota bacterium genome encodes these proteins:
- the add gene encoding adenosine deaminase, whose product MPAAPSRFILSLPKAELHLHLEGSIEPATLLELRQRHGMEGASLAEVEQLYNYSDFNGFLMAFKDVTGHLRTPEDYELITYRLMERLKSENVLHAEVFISVGVCLWRKQNFPEIFEGLERGRERGEKDFGISLLWIFDAVRQFGADKAQMVVDLAIQFRDRNVVAFGIGGDELQGPAELFKDVYARASERGLHLTAHAGENAGPESIWGALNLKAERIGHGLTAGQDPELMEELSERQVPIEICVTSNVRTGCCADLSQHPVRNYFDNGLMLTLNSDDPAMFRTSLAEEFQLVQENFGFTDEHLRELARNSFEASFLPAEKKIQFLDLLDATALRS is encoded by the coding sequence ATGCCTGCCGCGCCTTCGCGTTTCATCCTCTCGCTGCCGAAGGCCGAGCTGCATCTTCACCTGGAAGGTTCCATCGAGCCAGCAACGCTACTCGAACTCCGCCAGCGTCACGGAATGGAAGGCGCGTCCCTCGCCGAAGTCGAGCAACTCTACAACTACTCCGACTTCAACGGCTTTCTGATGGCGTTCAAAGACGTCACTGGACACCTGCGCACTCCGGAAGACTACGAACTGATTACGTATCGTTTGATGGAACGGCTGAAGTCGGAAAATGTATTGCATGCCGAGGTGTTTATTTCGGTGGGAGTCTGCCTATGGCGCAAACAGAATTTCCCGGAGATATTTGAAGGCTTGGAGCGCGGCCGCGAGCGGGGCGAGAAAGATTTTGGAATTTCGCTGCTTTGGATTTTCGATGCGGTCCGGCAATTTGGCGCCGACAAAGCGCAGATGGTGGTTGACCTTGCCATTCAGTTTCGCGATCGCAATGTCGTAGCTTTCGGCATTGGCGGGGACGAACTGCAGGGTCCGGCAGAACTATTCAAGGACGTGTACGCCCGCGCATCCGAGCGGGGACTTCATCTCACCGCGCACGCGGGTGAAAACGCTGGACCAGAGTCCATCTGGGGAGCGCTGAATCTCAAGGCAGAGCGCATCGGCCACGGTCTCACGGCAGGGCAGGATCCGGAACTGATGGAGGAACTGTCCGAGCGGCAGGTCCCGATCGAGATTTGTGTCACCAGCAATGTGCGAACTGGTTGCTGCGCCGATCTTTCACAGCATCCTGTGCGGAACTACTTTGATAACGGGCTCATGCTTACTCTCAACAGCGACGATCCCGCCATGTTTCGCACGTCTCTGGCGGAGGAGTTCCAGTTGGTGCAGGAAAACTTCGGCTTCACCGACGAGCATCTTCGCGAACTGGCGCGCAATTCATTTGAGGCGTCGTTTCTGCCCGCAGAAAAGAAAATTCAGTTCCTCGATCTGCTGGATGCCACCGCGCTGCGTTCGTGA